In one window of Paraflavitalea soli DNA:
- a CDS encoding Gfo/Idh/MocA family protein, translated as MSRRKFIQQAGLLTGGFLLHNQLLQAVSSPYADKINIAIIGCGDRGTGIMSIIRQLPDEFNIAAICDVLDFRLDNARKIAAASAPKEYKDYRQLLDDKSIQAVVIAVPLNMHFPIASDALNAGKHVFLEKTMTYNIPQAMKLVQQVKQHPNQVLQVGHQYRYVPLYFKVKEMIEKGYLGKITHIDCRWDRNWNWRRPVPAGYTDQQVNWRMYKAYSGGLVAELLSHQIDFINWAFNTHPDEIIGVGGIDYYKDGRETYDNVQVVLRYNKENMIGNFGSTCGNAREGYIFKLKGTKGTVALLVNEGIFYPEAAAKKELETVDGVSSATKIEWNKDGGIPIIKEPMKDGTWYAVKDFHKCIVEKQQPVSNVITGATTAVCVHLANEAAYTHGTRQWKSAYNFS; from the coding sequence ATGAGCAGAAGAAAATTTATTCAACAGGCTGGTTTGCTTACGGGAGGTTTCCTCTTGCACAACCAGTTGTTGCAGGCTGTTAGCAGCCCCTACGCTGACAAAATAAATATTGCTATTATTGGTTGTGGTGATCGTGGTACCGGCATCATGTCCATTATCCGCCAACTGCCCGATGAATTCAACATTGCGGCCATTTGTGATGTATTGGATTTCAGGCTCGATAATGCCCGCAAGATTGCGGCGGCGTCAGCACCCAAAGAATACAAGGATTACCGACAGCTGTTGGACGATAAGTCCATCCAGGCCGTAGTCATTGCTGTGCCGCTCAATATGCACTTTCCCATTGCTTCCGATGCATTGAATGCCGGCAAGCACGTATTCCTGGAAAAGACCATGACCTACAATATCCCGCAGGCCATGAAGCTGGTGCAGCAGGTAAAGCAACATCCCAACCAGGTGTTGCAGGTAGGCCACCAATACCGGTATGTGCCTCTTTACTTTAAGGTAAAGGAGATGATCGAAAAGGGATACCTCGGTAAGATCACCCATATCGATTGCCGTTGGGACCGCAATTGGAACTGGCGCAGGCCCGTTCCCGCCGGTTATACCGACCAGCAGGTAAACTGGCGCATGTACAAAGCCTATTCAGGCGGTCTGGTGGCAGAGTTGTTGTCTCACCAGATCGATTTCATCAACTGGGCGTTCAATACCCATCCTGATGAGATCATAGGCGTAGGCGGCATCGACTATTACAAAGACGGAAGAGAGACTTACGACAATGTGCAGGTAGTGCTCCGGTACAATAAAGAGAATATGATCGGGAACTTTGGTTCTACCTGTGGCAATGCCCGGGAGGGCTATATATTCAAATTGAAAGGGACCAAAGGAACCGTAGCATTATTGGTCAATGAAGGTATCTTTTACCCCGAGGCAGCTGCTAAAAAAGAACTGGAAACAGTAGATGGTGTAAGCAGTGCTACCAAGATAGAATGGAATAAAGATGGTGGCATACCCATCATCAAGGAACCCATGAAAGATGGTACCTGGTATGCAGTGAAAGACTTTCACAAATGCATTGTGGAGAAGCAGCAACCCGTATCCAATGTGATCACCGGTGCTACTACCGCAGTATGTGTACACCTAGCCAATGAAGCAGCTTACACACACGGTACCAGACAATGGAAATCAGCGTATAACTTCTCATAA
- the truA gene encoding tRNA pseudouridine(38-40) synthase TruA, whose protein sequence is MNRYFLEVSYKGARYAGFQVQDNATTIQYEVEKVLATLFRQPVSLTGSSRTDSGVHARQNYFHFDMEINIPQKVVYNLNAMLPPDIAVNRLVPVKEDAHCRFDALAREYEYFIYQSKAPFLNDRAYFFPFTLDLPAMQAAAGMIMEYTDFTSFAKRNSQVRTHNCTILHSEWVEREGGLTVYRVKANRFLRGMVRGLVGTMLQVGRGKLSLPGFRKVIEALDCSEADFSVPGHGLFLVKVEYPDGYFTEKSQD, encoded by the coding sequence ATGAATCGTTACTTCCTTGAGGTCAGTTATAAAGGCGCCCGTTATGCCGGTTTCCAGGTGCAGGACAATGCTACTACTATACAATATGAGGTAGAGAAAGTATTGGCCACCCTTTTCCGGCAGCCCGTTTCCCTGACCGGCTCCTCCCGTACCGATTCAGGCGTTCATGCCCGGCAGAACTACTTTCATTTCGACATGGAGATCAATATCCCGCAGAAGGTGGTGTACAACCTCAATGCCATGCTGCCGCCCGATATTGCTGTAAACCGGCTGGTGCCTGTAAAGGAAGATGCCCATTGTCGGTTCGATGCCCTGGCCAGGGAATATGAATACTTCATCTACCAGTCCAAAGCCCCTTTTCTCAACGACAGGGCTTATTTCTTTCCCTTCACCCTCGATCTGCCTGCCATGCAGGCTGCGGCTGGCATGATCATGGAGTATACCGACTTCACCAGTTTTGCCAAGCGCAACTCCCAGGTAAGGACCCACAATTGTACCATCCTGCACAGCGAGTGGGTGGAGCGGGAGGGGGGCCTCACCGTATACAGGGTAAAAGCCAATCGTTTCCTCCGGGGAATGGTGCGCGGCCTCGTAGGTACGATGCTGCAGGTGGGGCGTGGCAAGCTCAGCCTCCCCGGTTTCCGGAAGGTGATAGAAGCATTGGATTGCAGTGAGGCCGATTTTTCCGTGCCCGGCCATGGTCTCTTCCTGGTGAAAGTAGAATACCCCGATGGCTATTTTACAGAAAAGAGCCAGGACTAA
- a CDS encoding LytR/AlgR family response regulator transcription factor, translating to MKAIIVDDEKHCRESLQSMLQMHCPDVQVVAVCPDAMTAIATIATHRPDLVFLDIEMPRMNAFDLLQKLTRIDFEIIFTTAYDQYAIRAIKCSALDYLLKPVDADELKQAVDKLNSRPRHNMEKEQLQQVVSNLSNTAQQDFKLIIATLDGNYFLLPDEIVYCEGNDNYTHFHLTKGRKLVSAKTLKDYEEMLAEQGFLRIHKSYLVNLKYAVKFSKSNSTLILQDYTTLEVSRRKKEAVINALFNK from the coding sequence ATGAAAGCCATAATAGTAGACGACGAAAAACATTGCCGGGAATCCCTACAGTCCATGCTGCAAATGCACTGCCCGGATGTGCAGGTGGTGGCCGTTTGCCCCGATGCCATGACGGCGATCGCCACTATTGCGACCCACCGGCCCGACCTGGTATTCCTCGATATTGAAATGCCCAGGATGAATGCCTTTGACCTGCTGCAAAAGCTGACCCGTATTGATTTTGAGATCATCTTTACAACAGCCTATGACCAATATGCCATCCGCGCCATTAAATGTAGCGCACTCGATTACCTCTTAAAGCCTGTAGATGCCGATGAGCTGAAACAGGCAGTTGATAAGTTGAATAGCCGACCACGGCACAATATGGAGAAGGAACAGTTGCAGCAGGTGGTGAGCAACCTGAGCAATACAGCGCAACAAGACTTTAAACTGATCATCGCGACCCTGGATGGCAACTATTTCCTGCTCCCCGATGAAATTGTTTATTGTGAAGGCAATGATAACTATACCCATTTCCACCTCACCAAAGGGAGGAAACTGGTGAGTGCCAAAACACTGAAGGATTACGAGGAAATGCTTGCTGAGCAAGGTTTCCTGCGCATCCATAAATCTTACCTGGTGAATCTGAAATACGCCGTGAAGTTTTCGAAATCAAACTCCACCCTTATCCTGCAGGATTACACTACACTCGAAGTATCACGCCGCAAAAAAGAAGCCGTGATCAACGCCTTATTCAATAAATAA
- a CDS encoding sensor histidine kinase: MQSTSTCRLLCLLLVCLCCCQVNAQHATITEVTPLHYQFTEFSARNGLPSSEILSLHLDSRQLLWIGHTAGISRFDGYGLTNYLFARNKRIGRVFCFLEDTTRHILWIGSVAGLFYYANKEVVPVNFSEGNIPVYSLLLEGQGLWVGTGSGPAWLEAPAIKKATQKDTLTITPRILPVWRTLKDDRRVKRMALRKNGHLLIGNVYNAYESDRKSLQKIWGMSHSADLLNGISVTEEDEVLICANFSGVNFRKDNQWKKLPIPFLTGMDFHQEGGNWYYYNSEAIFQVDVKTKAFRQVLNIPYDHREWGSVFTCDKDGNFWIATHEGLLYARPEIFKSHLQEEPEGFNELYSIYQLKDGTIIAGANRGRLFKKVNDHFEMVWPGGKTIFSHAELKSICEMPDGDQWFGSGYQGLARLSKTGLQYFYEEGGSGDKTFLHMHCGRNGELWTTGDKNVTRIRKGKNDSLEFIQYTYRQEITDNPLIRSLVESPGGKIYVGSTWGLATIKDTYLELFPLQKDQSFSITDMQMTRQGKVWVATQGNGLLLCHFLKDSLVIEKQLTTNDGLSSDIFLKILVDKDDILWAVAYNGINRIEQSGNDLSIVAKDIDRSLLKGDYQGVDMIQDNQGTIWMATSSGLLSFDPLVYAKTITAPVLNIENILVIRDEQRTSLPLQHDVFAPASLSYKQNSLELLFTAIHYNNPAAVRYEYRLLGQDTTWIKLNHTRQVTIRNIPAGKYTLQVRAAAGSNQWSNTADWSFTVQAPFWRTGWFLACVVAAISAIVYLLLKQRIKTLRKKEATRRDFDRQIARVKMNMLRAQMNPHFIFNSLNSINNFILKNDPQNASGYLTKFSRLMRMILDNSRSEWVTLENELSALDLYIQLESIRFDNVFEYKLILDEDIDPAQVIIPPLIIQPYVENAIWHGLLYREHSGGILLLEIKRVGELLSIKVEDNGVGRMASAEMRSRSALKKKSHGMKITGERLDIVNMTYDANTHIEVKDFYDKDQRGCGTSVLITLNYIQNKMG; this comes from the coding sequence TTGCAAAGCACCAGCACATGCCGCCTGTTATGCCTCCTCCTGGTGTGCCTGTGCTGCTGCCAGGTAAACGCCCAACATGCCACTATCACTGAGGTGACCCCGCTTCACTACCAGTTTACCGAATTCTCCGCCCGCAACGGTCTCCCCTCCTCCGAAATACTCTCCCTCCACCTCGATTCCCGCCAGCTGCTCTGGATAGGCCATACAGCCGGTATCAGCCGCTTTGATGGCTACGGCCTCACCAACTACCTCTTTGCCCGCAATAAGCGTATTGGCCGCGTATTCTGCTTCCTGGAAGATACCACCCGCCATATCCTTTGGATCGGCTCCGTGGCCGGCCTTTTCTACTATGCCAACAAAGAAGTGGTGCCTGTAAACTTCAGCGAGGGCAATATCCCCGTCTATAGCTTACTCCTGGAAGGACAGGGCCTGTGGGTAGGTACAGGCAGCGGACCCGCCTGGCTCGAGGCGCCCGCCATCAAAAAGGCCACACAAAAAGATACCCTTACCATCACACCACGTATACTACCTGTCTGGCGCACCCTAAAGGATGACAGGCGTGTGAAAAGAATGGCCCTCCGGAAAAATGGCCACCTCCTCATCGGTAATGTTTACAATGCCTATGAATCTGATAGAAAGAGCCTGCAGAAGATCTGGGGCATGAGCCATTCCGCCGATCTGCTCAATGGCATCAGCGTTACCGAAGAGGACGAAGTGCTGATCTGTGCCAATTTCAGTGGCGTTAATTTCAGGAAAGACAACCAATGGAAGAAATTACCTATTCCCTTTCTCACCGGTATGGATTTTCACCAGGAAGGCGGCAACTGGTACTATTATAACTCCGAAGCCATTTTCCAGGTAGATGTAAAAACCAAGGCCTTCCGCCAAGTACTCAATATCCCGTACGATCACCGCGAATGGGGCTCCGTATTCACCTGCGACAAGGACGGCAACTTTTGGATCGCCACCCACGAAGGACTCCTGTATGCCCGCCCTGAAATATTTAAAAGCCATCTCCAGGAGGAGCCCGAGGGCTTTAATGAACTCTATAGTATTTACCAGCTGAAAGACGGAACCATTATTGCAGGCGCCAACAGGGGCCGCTTGTTTAAAAAGGTGAATGATCATTTTGAAATGGTCTGGCCCGGTGGCAAGACCATTTTCTCCCACGCAGAATTAAAAAGCATCTGTGAAATGCCCGATGGCGACCAATGGTTTGGCAGTGGCTACCAGGGACTGGCCCGGCTAAGCAAAACCGGGTTGCAATACTTTTATGAGGAAGGTGGTTCGGGCGACAAAACCTTTCTGCACATGCACTGTGGCAGGAATGGAGAATTGTGGACCACCGGCGATAAAAATGTCACTCGTATCAGGAAGGGGAAGAACGATTCCCTCGAATTTATCCAATATACTTACCGGCAGGAAATAACAGACAATCCCTTAATACGTAGCCTCGTCGAAAGCCCCGGTGGTAAAATATATGTGGGCAGCACCTGGGGATTGGCAACCATAAAAGATACTTACCTCGAACTGTTCCCTTTGCAAAAGGATCAATCCTTTTCCATTACTGATATGCAAATGACCCGGCAGGGCAAAGTATGGGTGGCTACACAGGGCAATGGCCTCCTGCTATGCCATTTTTTAAAGGACAGCCTGGTGATAGAAAAGCAACTCACTACCAACGATGGTTTATCCTCCGATATCTTCCTCAAGATACTCGTTGATAAAGACGACATATTATGGGCCGTTGCCTACAATGGCATTAACCGCATAGAACAATCCGGCAACGACCTGAGCATTGTAGCCAAAGACATTGACCGCAGTTTACTGAAAGGCGATTACCAGGGCGTAGACATGATCCAGGACAACCAGGGTACCATCTGGATGGCCACCTCTTCCGGTTTACTTTCCTTTGATCCCCTGGTGTATGCTAAGACCATCACAGCCCCTGTACTCAATATTGAAAACATACTTGTGATCCGGGATGAGCAGCGTACCAGCCTGCCCTTGCAGCATGATGTTTTTGCGCCAGCCTCTCTTTCTTATAAACAAAACTCCCTGGAGCTCCTGTTTACTGCTATTCATTACAACAATCCGGCAGCGGTAAGATATGAGTACCGGTTACTGGGGCAGGATACCACCTGGATCAAACTAAACCACACCAGGCAGGTAACCATCCGGAATATACCCGCAGGCAAATATACCCTGCAGGTAAGGGCTGCAGCGGGGTCTAACCAATGGAGCAATACTGCCGACTGGTCCTTTACTGTACAGGCCCCTTTCTGGCGCACTGGTTGGTTCCTGGCATGCGTGGTGGCAGCTATATCCGCCATTGTATACTTACTGTTGAAGCAACGCATTAAAACACTGCGGAAGAAAGAGGCCACCAGGAGAGATTTTGACCGTCAGATAGCCCGTGTAAAAATGAACATGCTGCGCGCCCAGATGAACCCCCACTTTATTTTCAACAGCCTCAATTCTATTAATAACTTCATACTAAAGAACGACCCACAAAACGCCTCAGGGTACCTTACCAAGTTCTCCCGGCTCATGCGCATGATACTCGACAATTCCCGCAGCGAGTGGGTGACACTGGAAAATGAACTGAGTGCCCTGGATCTCTATATACAATTGGAATCCATCCGCTTTGACAATGTATTTGAATACAAACTGATCCTCGATGAAGACATCGATCCGGCCCAGGTGATCATACCTCCCCTCATCATTCAACCCTATGTAGAAAATGCCATCTGGCACGGCCTGCTTTACCGCGAACATTCGGGAGGAATATTGTTACTGGAGATAAAACGGGTGGGCGAATTGCTCAGTATAAAAGTGGAGGACAATGGCGTTGGGCGAATGGCATCTGCAGAAATGCGCAGCAGGTCTGCCTTGAAAAAGAAAAGCCATGGCATGAAGATTACCGGCGAAAGATTGGATATTGTAAACATGACCTATGATGCCAATACCCATATCGAGGTTAAAGACTTCTATGATAAAGATCAACGGGGATGCGGAACCAGCGTACTAATCACCCTGAATTATATTCAGAATAAAATGGGTTGA
- a CDS encoding M23 family metallopeptidase, producing MKCKVVYPLLLLLLAGMAAIAQDLYTGVWRKGNGSTYLWAGVSWADFNKKWSELAKQNLRLIDIETYETGGKRYFSGVWEGGSDGYALTPAGLDWAAFNKFWSDYSKTLRLIDIETYTEGGKRYFLGVFRQGTGGYALTPTGLDWAEFNKFWSDYSKNLRLTDIETYTEGGKRYFLGVFNPGNDAYVLSPYGMDYTQFTKYWDDRAKENLRLIDIESYVEGGKRIFLGVWRQGTDGYALWHGTDWQSFTSRWAEYNGSNLQLVDLETYDGDCPGGCMNQALMADNPATSGRDSYDYGIYASSQHCEGEPGSCPANPSSSSRVYYRWPNLKLGNDYYVRNSVLYDAKDRFLTLPFKEKASDMSKNGWLYSPGAWHHAIDYSRKDGKTFQLTAAAAGKVIFAGYDEWSGNTIIISHNVGGEKDAYRTIYMHVRNGADNDCAVAWSKSQPALSQAANDPTRVKYENHLKNTGCPLKTSDRNPDAGWWGTNSQKISSDLVGKNVQAGDVIGWAGSTGPGGQAANHLHIFFAHRDPNDKRWYFFDPYGIYGTPDCYPSAVDGAINTPCARYPVAWKNGRPDYAQ from the coding sequence ATGAAGTGTAAAGTTGTTTATCCGTTGTTATTATTACTATTGGCAGGAATGGCTGCAATAGCTCAGGATCTGTACACAGGAGTATGGCGAAAAGGCAATGGCAGCACCTACCTGTGGGCTGGTGTTAGCTGGGCCGACTTCAACAAAAAATGGAGTGAGCTGGCTAAACAAAACCTGCGTCTTATTGATATCGAGACCTATGAAACAGGCGGCAAACGATACTTCTCCGGTGTATGGGAAGGAGGCAGTGATGGATACGCCCTTACGCCTGCCGGCCTCGACTGGGCAGCTTTCAACAAGTTTTGGTCTGATTACAGCAAAACCCTCCGGCTCATCGACATTGAAACCTATACCGAAGGCGGCAAAAGATACTTCCTCGGTGTATTCAGGCAAGGGACCGGCGGATATGCCCTTACACCAACCGGGCTTGATTGGGCGGAGTTTAATAAGTTTTGGAGCGACTACAGTAAAAATCTCCGCCTTACAGATATTGAAACCTATACCGAAGGAGGCAAAAGATATTTCCTCGGCGTGTTCAATCCGGGCAACGATGCCTATGTGTTGTCTCCTTATGGAATGGACTACACACAGTTTACCAAATACTGGGATGACCGTGCAAAAGAGAACCTGCGTTTGATAGATATCGAATCTTATGTAGAAGGTGGTAAGCGTATCTTTTTAGGCGTGTGGCGGCAGGGCACAGATGGTTATGCCCTATGGCATGGCACCGACTGGCAAAGCTTTACGTCCAGGTGGGCAGAGTATAATGGTTCGAACCTGCAATTGGTAGACCTGGAAACCTATGATGGTGATTGCCCCGGTGGTTGTATGAACCAGGCTTTGATGGCCGATAATCCGGCTACATCGGGACGCGATAGTTATGATTATGGCATTTATGCCAGCTCACAGCACTGCGAAGGAGAACCCGGCAGTTGTCCGGCCAATCCTTCGTCCAGCAGCAGGGTATATTACCGCTGGCCCAACCTCAAACTGGGCAATGACTACTACGTACGCAACTCAGTGCTCTATGATGCAAAGGACAGGTTCCTTACCCTTCCTTTCAAAGAGAAAGCTTCTGATATGTCGAAGAATGGCTGGTTGTATTCTCCCGGCGCCTGGCACCATGCCATTGATTATTCGCGGAAAGATGGGAAAACATTCCAGCTGACCGCTGCCGCCGCAGGGAAAGTAATTTTTGCCGGGTACGATGAATGGTCGGGTAATACCATCATCATCAGCCACAATGTGGGAGGAGAAAAAGATGCTTACAGAACAATTTATATGCACGTAAGGAATGGCGCCGACAATGACTGTGCCGTGGCATGGAGCAAAAGCCAGCCCGCTTTGTCACAAGCGGCCAATGATCCTACAAGAGTTAAGTACGAGAATCATCTGAAGAATACAGGCTGCCCTCTGAAAACGTCAGACAGGAATCCGGACGCGGGGTGGTGGGGAACCAACTCACAAAAGATCAGTAGTGATTTGGTCGGCAAAAATGTGCAGGCTGGCGATGTGATTGGATGGGCTGGTAGTACCGGTCCGGGAGGCCAGGCAGCCAATCACCTGCACATTTTCTTCGCCCACCGCGACCCCAATGACAAACGCTGGTATTTTTTTGACCCTTATGGCATCTATGGAACCCCTGATTGTTATCCTTCAGCCGTAGATGGGGCCATTAACACCCCCTGCGCGCGCTATCCTGTTGCCTGGAAGAATGGCAGGCCGGATTATGCGCAATAG
- a CDS encoding DUF4476 domain-containing protein, translated as MKRIAFVISLLTLTCSIAKAQQEYFIFLWADNQQPFYVRLEEKTYSSSAIGHLVISRLKDSTYSLVVGFPKNQFPEQAFVISFNKKDLDYQLKYTSGSGWTLFNAQTSEMVKPRQDYVVKNTMAPLGERKTGAFATLMSGLVNDSSVLYRSVAKADLPKPAAVAAASTDTTAVVKEQPVKTDSSLVIAPAKDSDSLPATQAIASTNKTGSPKDSTQAHDSSLVAATENKTAAPLSVVVQVQEWGNDKGKGFIYYDSTAAGTDTVSIMIDFDKNAGLARTEQVIAAPAKVDSIKTGPLTPDTAVAQKELPAAKDPVEKKETAVAKITPDTVAAVAAAPVTPVVTAADSAAKNTAKTVETKTMPDTTPVVAIVKADPVAEKTDSAKADQATAKKPLLLMNSDCTNFASEFDVDKLRVKMLSAGNVDDKITAAKKVFKTKCFVTRYIRGLSELFPNDESRFKFFDAAYPFVSDTGNFRQLLDLFTDELYIARFKSLVRM; from the coding sequence ATGAAGCGTATTGCTTTTGTTATTAGCTTGTTAACCCTCACCTGCTCCATCGCAAAGGCGCAGCAGGAGTATTTTATTTTCCTGTGGGCCGATAACCAACAGCCCTTTTATGTCCGCCTGGAGGAGAAAACATACAGTTCATCCGCCATTGGGCACCTTGTTATTTCCCGGCTCAAGGATTCTACCTATAGCCTGGTGGTTGGATTTCCCAAAAATCAGTTCCCGGAACAGGCTTTTGTCATCTCCTTCAATAAAAAAGACCTCGATTACCAGTTAAAATATACCTCCGGATCGGGATGGACACTATTCAATGCGCAAACATCGGAAATGGTAAAGCCCCGGCAGGACTATGTTGTGAAGAATACCATGGCCCCCCTGGGAGAGCGCAAAACCGGCGCCTTTGCCACCCTCATGTCGGGCCTGGTAAATGATTCCTCCGTCCTGTACAGGTCTGTCGCCAAAGCCGATCTGCCCAAGCCTGCCGCTGTAGCGGCAGCCAGCACCGATACCACTGCAGTCGTGAAGGAGCAACCTGTAAAAACCGATTCCTCCCTGGTGATCGCGCCTGCCAAAGACTCCGACAGCCTTCCCGCTACCCAGGCCATAGCATCCACCAATAAGACAGGATCACCTAAGGATTCCACACAGGCCCACGATAGCAGCCTGGTGGCAGCTACCGAAAATAAAACAGCGGCTCCCTTGTCTGTAGTTGTACAGGTGCAGGAATGGGGAAACGATAAAGGAAAGGGATTCATTTATTATGATAGCACCGCCGCCGGCACCGATACCGTATCTATCATGATCGACTTTGACAAAAATGCTGGCCTGGCCAGAACCGAGCAGGTGATTGCCGCCCCGGCTAAAGTCGATTCCATCAAAACTGGTCCTCTGACGCCCGATACAGCCGTAGCTCAAAAGGAGTTGCCTGCTGCCAAAGATCCGGTAGAAAAAAAGGAAACCGCCGTGGCCAAAATTACGCCCGACACCGTGGCGGCTGTGGCTGCTGCCCCCGTAACGCCTGTTGTTACTGCGGCTGATTCCGCTGCTAAGAATACCGCAAAAACCGTCGAAACGAAGACCATGCCCGATACCACGCCAGTAGTAGCAATCGTAAAAGCCGATCCCGTTGCTGAGAAAACGGACTCCGCAAAGGCAGACCAGGCCACTGCCAAAAAGCCCTTGCTCCTCATGAATTCCGATTGCACCAATTTTGCCTCCGAATTTGATGTCGATAAACTGCGGGTGAAGATGCTCAGCGCAGGGAATGTAGACGATAAGATTACCGCTGCTAAAAAGGTCTTCAAGACCAAATGCTTTGTTACCCGGTATATCCGCGGTCTTTCCGAGCTATTCCCCAATGATGAGTCCCGCTTTAAGTTTTTTGATGCCGCCTACCCGTTTGTATCCGATACCGGCAATTTCCGCCAGCTCCTGGATCTCTTTACCGATGAGCTGTACATAGCCCGGTTCAAATCACTGGTGCGGATGTAA
- a CDS encoding FAD:protein FMN transferase, whose protein sequence is MRNLLIFLPLFLCGAVTYKAQPVRAFRMNGFAQGTTWQVTYYATDSLVTKGQVDSLLAVIDSSLSIYKSYSLISRFNQAETSINMDDHMTRVIDKSIETYRQTEGIFDITVQPLVQAWGFGPKKIDKLPDSATIRSLKQCVDSRFLTVNGHTLSKTKPCVKIDVNGIAQGYSVDVLAAFLDKQHLANYIVEIGGEIRVKGHRQPGNEKMKIGIEAPGEDEFQLSLLQKIISIDSGAITTSGSYRKFYESAGKKISHIIDPRTGYSSQSELISVTVYAPDAITADAYDNALMVMGVQKALTFIEQRKDMAAYLIFRKPDGKIADTASSRFYTFIKEH, encoded by the coding sequence ATGAGGAACCTGCTTATTTTCCTACCCCTTTTTTTGTGCGGCGCTGTTACCTATAAAGCACAACCCGTAAGGGCTTTTCGTATGAACGGATTTGCACAAGGCACTACCTGGCAGGTAACCTATTATGCAACCGATAGTCTCGTAACAAAAGGCCAGGTAGACAGTCTCCTCGCTGTTATTGACAGTTCTCTCTCCATTTACAAGTCTTACTCCCTCATCAGCCGTTTCAACCAGGCTGAAACTTCTATCAATATGGATGATCACATGACCCGCGTGATCGATAAATCCATAGAAACTTACCGTCAAACGGAAGGAATCTTCGATATTACCGTCCAACCATTGGTGCAGGCCTGGGGCTTTGGCCCCAAGAAGATCGACAAATTACCAGATTCAGCCACTATACGTTCTCTGAAACAGTGTGTAGATTCCCGGTTCTTAACCGTGAATGGTCACACGCTCAGTAAAACGAAACCCTGCGTTAAAATTGATGTAAATGGCATCGCACAGGGATACAGTGTAGATGTGCTGGCGGCCTTTTTGGACAAGCAGCACCTGGCCAATTATATCGTGGAGATCGGCGGGGAAATAAGGGTCAAGGGACACCGGCAACCAGGTAATGAGAAAATGAAGATCGGTATTGAAGCACCCGGTGAAGATGAATTCCAGTTGTCCTTATTGCAAAAGATCATCTCCATCGACAGCGGCGCTATTACTACGTCGGGCAGCTACCGTAAGTTCTATGAAAGCGCAGGTAAAAAGATATCACACATCATTGATCCCCGCACAGGGTATTCCTCCCAAAGCGAATTGATCAGTGTAACAGTATATGCCCCTGATGCTATTACCGCCGATGCTTATGACAATGCATTAATGGTGATGGGCGTACAGAAGGCATTGACATTTATAGAGCAACGGAAAGATATGGCGGCTTATCTTATCTTCCGTAAACCTGATGGCAAGATCGCTGATACGGCCAGCAGCAGGTTCTATACCTTCATCAAGGAACATTGA